Proteins found in one Oncorhynchus keta strain PuntledgeMale-10-30-2019 chromosome 2, Oket_V2, whole genome shotgun sequence genomic segment:
- the LOC118393774 gene encoding embryonic polyadenylate-binding protein 2-B-like isoform X1: MAEQRQDMYIEGELAGDHYMEDPEFEAIKARVQEMEEERLRAVHYEATESQIQAAGMFYTMTHEERIDADNRSVYVGNVEYGATADELEIHFNGCGPVNRVTILCDKFSGHPKGFAYIEFHDRDSVQTAMSLDETVFRDRVIKVLPKRTNMPGISTTDRGIHRGARSRGRGFHPPRYNGYQQGRFRYNIGPARSVSPHPYGPPAGKRHWGVPEHREQGPKRHPCLLLITPPTDHSRPGHTGHMHPQQHY, encoded by the exons ATGGCGGAGCAAAGGCAAGACATGTACATAGAAGGCGAGCTCGCGGGAGATCATTACATGGAGGACCCG GAGTTTGAAGCCATCAAGGCACGGGTgcaagagatggaggaggagcggCTGAGAGCAGTGCATTATGAGGCAACAGAAAGCCAGATCCAGGCAG CAGGAATGTTCTATACAATGACCCATGAGGAAAGGATAGATGCTGACAACAGATCTGTCTATGTGGGAAAT GTGGAGTATGGTGCCACTGCAGATGAGTTGGAGATCCATTTCAATGGCTGTGGTCCTGTCAACAGAGTAACCATCCTTTGTGACAAATTCTCTGGCCATCCCAAGGG TTTTGCATATATTGAGTTCCATGACAGGGACTCAGTGCAGACTGCCATGAGCCTGGATGAGACGGTATTCAGAGACCGAGTCATAAAG GTATTGCCTAAAAGGACCAACATGCCAGGAATCAGCACCACAGACAGGGGGATTCACAGAGGTGCTCGATCTAGGGGACGAGGTTTCCACCCACCCAGATACAATGggtatcaacaaggcaggttccGATACAACATTGGCCCCGCCAGGTCAGTCTCACCACACCCCTACGGGCCCCCAGCTGGGAAAAGACACTGGGGGGTTCCTGAGCACCGTGAGCAGGGCCCTAAACGGCACCCATGCCTTCTCCTCATAACCCCACCCACTGACCACTCGAGGCCAGGGCACACTGGACACATGCACCCGCAGCAACACTACTGA
- the LOC118393775 gene encoding trafficking protein particle complex subunit 2-like protein gives MAVCIAVIAKENYPLYIRSVPIQNELKFHYTVHTSLDVVEEKISAVGKAMADQRELYLGLLYPTEDYKVYGYVTNSKVKFVIVADSSNTSLRDNEIRSMFRKLHNSFTDVMCNPFYNPGDTIQSKAFDSMVSAMMVQAS, from the exons ATGGCGGTCTGTATTGCTGTCATCGCTAAAGAG AATTATCCTCTGTACATACGAAGTGTACCCATACAAAATGAACTGAAGTTCCACTACACGGTGCATACCTCTCTGGATGTGGTGGAGGAGAAGATTTCAGCAGTCGGCAAAGCTATGGCAGACCAGAGAGAGCTTTACCTTGGGTTGCTGTACCCAACTGAGGACTACAAAGT ATATGGCTATGTGACAAACTCCAAGGTGAAGTTTGTCATTGTTGCGGACTCGTCAAACACATCTCTGCGGGACAATGAGATTAGAAGT ATGTTCAGAAAGCTACACAACTCATTTACTGATGTGATGTGCAACCCATTCTACAATCCTGGGGACACCATTCAGTCCAA GGCCTTTGACAGCATGGTGTCTGCAATGATGGTGCAAGCTAGCTGA
- the LOC118393774 gene encoding embryonic polyadenylate-binding protein 2-B-like isoform X2 translates to MAEQRQDMYIEGELAGDHYMEDPEFEAIKARVQEMEEERLRAVHYEATESQIQAGMFYTMTHEERIDADNRSVYVGNVEYGATADELEIHFNGCGPVNRVTILCDKFSGHPKGFAYIEFHDRDSVQTAMSLDETVFRDRVIKVLPKRTNMPGISTTDRGIHRGARSRGRGFHPPRYNGYQQGRFRYNIGPARSVSPHPYGPPAGKRHWGVPEHREQGPKRHPCLLLITPPTDHSRPGHTGHMHPQQHY, encoded by the exons ATGGCGGAGCAAAGGCAAGACATGTACATAGAAGGCGAGCTCGCGGGAGATCATTACATGGAGGACCCG GAGTTTGAAGCCATCAAGGCACGGGTgcaagagatggaggaggagcggCTGAGAGCAGTGCATTATGAGGCAACAGAAAGCCAGATCCAGGCAG GAATGTTCTATACAATGACCCATGAGGAAAGGATAGATGCTGACAACAGATCTGTCTATGTGGGAAAT GTGGAGTATGGTGCCACTGCAGATGAGTTGGAGATCCATTTCAATGGCTGTGGTCCTGTCAACAGAGTAACCATCCTTTGTGACAAATTCTCTGGCCATCCCAAGGG TTTTGCATATATTGAGTTCCATGACAGGGACTCAGTGCAGACTGCCATGAGCCTGGATGAGACGGTATTCAGAGACCGAGTCATAAAG GTATTGCCTAAAAGGACCAACATGCCAGGAATCAGCACCACAGACAGGGGGATTCACAGAGGTGCTCGATCTAGGGGACGAGGTTTCCACCCACCCAGATACAATGggtatcaacaaggcaggttccGATACAACATTGGCCCCGCCAGGTCAGTCTCACCACACCCCTACGGGCCCCCAGCTGGGAAAAGACACTGGGGGGTTCCTGAGCACCGTGAGCAGGGCCCTAAACGGCACCCATGCCTTCTCCTCATAACCCCACCCACTGACCACTCGAGGCCAGGGCACACTGGACACATGCACCCGCAGCAACACTACTGA